The proteins below are encoded in one region of Populus alba chromosome 2, ASM523922v2, whole genome shotgun sequence:
- the LOC118052692 gene encoding chaperone protein dnaJ 11, chloroplastic, translated as MASTTCLTSFSSSASPFIASKVSTNQSRSPPPSRVGFRPLRVSAACASTAERPTSYIAAPTSASSLYEVLGIQMGATCQEIKTAYRRLARILHPDVAANGQGEDTAYEFMRVHEAYETLSDPEKRADYDLSLYRRGRQMGSPFVMSAATVTTMATGFSGYTSQRWETDQCW; from the coding sequence ATGGCCTCCACAACTTGTCTCACATCTTTTAGCTCCTCCGCGTCTCCTTTTATTGCCTCAAAAGTTTCCACCAATCAGTCTCGTTCACCACCACCGTCTCGCGTCGGCTTCCGCCCCCTTCGAGTATCCGCCGCCTGCGCTTCAACCGCCGAGAGACCCACATCATACATTGCAGCACCAACATCTGCATCATCTCTTTACGAAGTTCTCGGAATTCAAATGGGCGCCACGTGTCAGGAGATCAAGACAGCTTATCGAAGACTGGCTAGAATCTTGCATCCTGATGTTGCAGCTAACGGTCAAGGGGAGGACACGGCTTACGAGTTCATGAGAGTCCACGAAGCTTATGAAACCCTGTCTGATCCTGAAAAACGTGCAGATTATGATCTCTCCCTTTATAGACGAGGAAGGCAAATGGGCTCTCCGTTTGTGATGTCTGCTGCTACTGTAACAACAATGGCAACAGGATTTTCTGGGTATACAAGTCAGAGATGGGAAACTGATCAGTGCTGGTAA